In Catenulispora sp. MAP5-51, one genomic interval encodes:
- a CDS encoding TetR family transcriptional regulator, translating to MDGTPGLRERKKQRTHAAISDAAIALFLEHGFDEVSVARVAEAAEVSRRTLFAYFPAKEDLVVHRLADHETEAGRVVRDRPEGTAALAALREHFLRGLRERDPVTGLNDHPAVRKLYRLILDTPSLVARMERFKNGAERELAAALRESADVPELTARLAAVQIVAVQWELAKDNAERLAHGQAADPRYPGAVADAELAFTLLENGLGRLTARA from the coding sequence ATGGACGGCACGCCAGGCCTGCGCGAGCGCAAGAAGCAGCGCACCCACGCGGCGATCTCGGACGCCGCGATCGCCCTGTTCCTCGAGCACGGCTTCGACGAGGTCTCGGTCGCGCGGGTCGCCGAGGCCGCCGAGGTCTCCAGGCGGACGCTGTTCGCCTACTTCCCGGCGAAGGAAGACCTGGTGGTGCACCGCCTGGCCGACCACGAGACGGAGGCCGGCCGCGTCGTGCGCGACCGGCCCGAGGGCACCGCCGCGCTGGCGGCGCTGCGCGAGCACTTCCTGCGGGGCCTGCGCGAGCGCGACCCGGTCACCGGCCTCAACGACCATCCCGCGGTGCGCAAGCTGTACCGCCTCATCCTGGACACCCCCTCGCTGGTCGCCAGGATGGAGCGGTTCAAGAACGGCGCCGAGCGCGAACTGGCGGCGGCCTTGCGGGAGAGCGCCGACGTGCCGGAACTGACAGCGCGGCTGGCGGCCGTGCAGATCGTCGCAGTGCAATGGGAACTGGCGAAGGACAACGCCGAGCGCCTGGCCCACGGCCAGGCGGCCGACCCGCGCTACCCCGGCGCGGTGGCCGACGCCGAGCTCGCGTTCACGCTGCTGGAGAACGGGCTTGGCCGGCTGACGGCTCGGGCGTAG
- a CDS encoding siderophore-interacting protein, producing MARTLHQFVVRRTERLNDHLIRVHLGGPGFTTFEPSQFTDSYVKLRIPGGPDGETVRTYTVRAVDTAAETIAIDFVYHGEEGAAGPWAAAAKPGDAVGLMGPGGAYAPRADADWHLLAGDLSALPAISAACAALPGDAVGRVFVEVSGPADELDFARPEGVELTWIHGDAADPGRALAEAVRAEPWRDGLVHVFIHGEAQAVMHDLRPYIRKERGVPADLASISGYWRRGRTEEGFRQWKRDLAEREETTVG from the coding sequence GTGGCCCGCACCCTTCACCAGTTCGTCGTGCGCCGCACGGAACGCCTGAACGACCACCTGATCCGGGTCCATCTGGGCGGCCCGGGCTTCACGACGTTCGAGCCCAGCCAGTTCACCGATTCCTACGTCAAACTGCGGATCCCCGGCGGCCCCGACGGCGAGACCGTCCGCACCTACACCGTGCGCGCCGTCGACACCGCGGCCGAGACGATCGCGATCGACTTCGTGTACCACGGCGAGGAGGGCGCGGCCGGTCCCTGGGCCGCCGCCGCCAAGCCCGGCGACGCCGTCGGCCTGATGGGCCCGGGCGGGGCCTACGCCCCGCGCGCCGACGCCGACTGGCACCTGCTGGCCGGCGACCTCTCGGCGCTCCCGGCCATCTCCGCGGCCTGCGCCGCGCTGCCGGGCGACGCCGTCGGGCGGGTCTTCGTCGAGGTCTCCGGCCCCGCCGACGAACTCGACTTCGCGCGCCCCGAGGGCGTGGAGCTCACCTGGATCCACGGCGACGCCGCCGACCCCGGCCGGGCGCTGGCCGAGGCCGTGCGGGCCGAGCCGTGGCGCGACGGGCTGGTGCACGTCTTCATCCACGGCGAGGCGCAAGCCGTCATGCACGACCTGCGCCCCTACATCCGCAAGGAGCGCGGCGTCCCGGCCGACCTGGCCTCGATCTCCGGCTACTGGCGCCGGGGCCGTACCGAGGAGGGCTTCCGGCAGTGGAAGCGCGACCTCGCCGAGCGCGAGGAGACCACGGTCGGGTAG
- a CDS encoding glycoside hydrolase family 105 protein, protein MRRSTIRVLRQCLLLLLAAVLAAAGSVPARAATTTDWSVAMVKSTMQRFTPATVGGWSYPVGLYLYGQYEVYQRTHDPSYLAYLKAWVDRFVAPDGTIDQSFDSLDSMLAGRLLIILHHETGQSRYATAAATIRNRLTTYPRTSDGGFWHADTASRAHQLWDDGLYMVVPFLDEYGKEFNDPSAQAEAVKQITVYSSHLQQPDGLLQHAYDESKKASWADPATGLSPEQWCRADGWYGMALVTTLDDVPATQPGRATLLSDLTKFAAGLQKYQDQATGRWFQVIDKPTGAGNWTETSCSAMNAYTLSRASQQGYIDAHYGAVALKAYHGVLAKISLSKGLTNLTTISIGTNVGDYAYYIGRTQATNDFHGLGSFLIMNEQLRGMGGT, encoded by the coding sequence ATGCGAAGATCCACCATTCGAGTCCTGCGACAGTGCCTGCTCCTGCTGCTCGCGGCCGTCCTGGCCGCGGCGGGCAGCGTGCCGGCCCGGGCCGCGACCACCACCGACTGGTCGGTCGCGATGGTCAAGTCCACGATGCAGCGCTTCACCCCGGCCACCGTCGGCGGCTGGTCCTACCCCGTGGGCCTGTACCTCTACGGCCAGTACGAGGTCTACCAACGCACCCACGATCCTTCGTATCTGGCATACCTGAAGGCGTGGGTGGACCGGTTCGTGGCCCCGGACGGGACCATCGACCAGAGCTTCGACAGCCTGGACAGCATGCTGGCCGGGCGGCTGCTGATCATCCTGCACCACGAGACCGGCCAGTCCCGGTACGCGACCGCGGCGGCCACCATCCGCAACCGGCTCACCACCTACCCGCGCACCTCCGACGGCGGGTTCTGGCACGCCGACACCGCTTCGCGGGCGCACCAGCTGTGGGACGACGGCCTGTACATGGTCGTGCCCTTCTTGGACGAGTACGGCAAGGAGTTCAACGATCCGAGCGCCCAAGCCGAGGCGGTCAAACAGATCACCGTCTACTCCAGCCACCTGCAACAGCCCGACGGCCTGCTCCAGCACGCCTATGACGAGTCCAAGAAGGCGAGCTGGGCCGATCCGGCCACCGGCCTGTCCCCGGAGCAGTGGTGCCGGGCCGACGGCTGGTACGGCATGGCGCTGGTGACCACCCTGGACGACGTCCCGGCCACCCAGCCGGGCCGCGCCACCCTGCTCAGCGACCTGACCAAGTTCGCCGCGGGCCTGCAGAAGTACCAGGACCAGGCGACCGGCCGCTGGTTCCAGGTCATCGACAAGCCCACCGGCGCCGGCAACTGGACCGAGACCTCGTGCTCGGCCATGAACGCCTACACGCTCTCCCGCGCTTCCCAACAGGGCTACATCGACGCGCACTACGGCGCCGTGGCCCTGAAGGCGTACCACGGCGTGCTCGCGAAGATCTCGCTGAGCAAGGGCCTGACGAACCTGACGACGATCTCGATCGGGACCAACGTCGGCGACTACGCGTACTACATCGGCCGCACCCAGGCCACGAACGACTTCCACGGCCTGGGCTCCTTTCTGATCATGAACGAGCAGCTCCGAGGAATGGGAGGAACCTGA
- a CDS encoding glycoside hydrolase family 28 protein: protein MRIRILACAAALALGLAAPAAPASAASAASAASAASPSRSASNTHSALPVFNVKSYGASGNGTHNDTPAINKAIAAANAASGGGIVEVPSGTFLSANSIHMLSNVTLQLDSNSTILGSSAKTYDAPEPNPNDKYQDFGHSHFHDAMIWGDRLTNIAFTGSGTIDGGGHLIPGNPATGQADKIISLTRCDGLTLSGITLSRGGHFGALINGCTNVVSDHLTIATAGNRDGWNIISTTNVKITNIKISSNDDALVFKSDWALGQTLPSGHVTVDGATLNAQCCNALMFGSETCGPFTDYTFDHIAITGAGKSGLGMVSMDGADISDVHYSNVTMSGVSSPIMEKIGNRLRCGGSPTPGHISDITFTNVTGTGAKSPQYSPTLWGLDASHRVTGVTFDAVNLTVPGGSGPVSTAVPSNSSDYNPNSIGTRPAYGWYLHNVDGIQFTDSSVRISADDARPAVIVNSAGTVSFNGFTAQHGSKSPYDIGFQTVSGYCVANSQTTAGGKVKVSSTGSTSAC from the coding sequence ATGCGAATACGCATCCTCGCGTGCGCCGCGGCTCTGGCCCTGGGCCTGGCTGCCCCGGCCGCGCCGGCTTCGGCGGCTTCGGCGGCTTCGGCGGCTTCGGCGGCATCACCATCGCGATCGGCATCGAACACGCACTCCGCGCTCCCAGTCTTCAACGTGAAGTCCTACGGCGCGTCCGGCAACGGCACCCACAACGACACTCCCGCGATCAACAAGGCCATCGCCGCGGCCAACGCCGCGAGCGGCGGCGGCATCGTGGAGGTCCCCTCCGGCACGTTCCTGTCGGCGAACTCCATCCACATGCTCAGCAACGTCACGCTCCAGCTCGACTCCAACTCCACGATCCTCGGCTCGTCCGCCAAGACCTACGACGCGCCCGAGCCCAACCCGAACGACAAGTACCAGGACTTCGGCCACAGCCACTTCCACGACGCGATGATCTGGGGCGACCGCCTGACGAACATCGCCTTCACCGGCTCGGGCACCATCGACGGCGGCGGCCACCTGATCCCCGGCAACCCGGCGACCGGCCAGGCCGACAAGATCATCTCCCTGACCCGGTGCGACGGCCTGACCCTCAGCGGCATCACGCTGAGCCGCGGCGGCCACTTCGGGGCCCTGATCAACGGCTGCACCAACGTGGTCTCCGACCACCTCACCATCGCCACCGCCGGCAACCGCGACGGCTGGAACATCATCTCCACGACCAACGTGAAGATCACCAACATCAAGATCTCCTCCAACGACGACGCACTGGTCTTCAAAAGCGACTGGGCCCTGGGCCAGACGCTGCCCAGCGGCCACGTCACCGTGGACGGCGCGACACTGAACGCGCAGTGTTGCAACGCCCTGATGTTCGGCTCGGAGACCTGCGGGCCGTTCACCGACTACACCTTCGACCACATCGCCATCACCGGCGCCGGCAAATCCGGGCTGGGAATGGTGAGCATGGACGGCGCGGACATCTCCGACGTGCACTACTCCAACGTCACCATGTCCGGAGTCAGCTCGCCGATCATGGAGAAGATCGGGAACCGGCTGCGCTGCGGCGGATCGCCGACCCCGGGCCACATCTCCGACATCACCTTCACCAACGTGACCGGCACCGGCGCCAAGTCCCCGCAGTACAGCCCGACGCTGTGGGGCCTGGACGCCTCGCACCGCGTCACCGGCGTCACCTTCGACGCCGTGAACCTGACCGTGCCCGGCGGCAGCGGCCCGGTGAGCACCGCGGTGCCGAGCAACAGCTCGGACTACAACCCGAACAGCATCGGCACCCGCCCCGCCTACGGCTGGTACCTGCACAACGTGGACGGGATCCAGTTCACCGACAGCTCGGTCCGCATCAGCGCCGACGACGCCCGGCCCGCAGTGATCGTCAACTCGGCCGGCACGGTGAGCTTCAACGGATTCACCGCACAGCACGGCAGCAAGAGCCCGTACGACATCGGCTTCCAAACCGTATCCGGGTACTGCGTCGCCAACAGCCAGACCACGGCCGGCGGCAAGGTGAAGGTCTCCAGCACCGGCTCCACCTCGGCCTGCTGA
- a CDS encoding alkaline phosphatase family protein translates to MTLVVLDIVGLTPRLLRHTPTIGSVADTGFQAQLTPTFPALTCTAQAGMLTGADPAEHGIVGNGWYFRDLGEPLLWRQHNRLVGGDLFWNALRRRQPGATVANVCWWYAMGAATDWTVTPRPVYRADGRKDPDFYARPPELHDELTSRLGAFPLFHYWGPTASIKSTRWIVAAAGRILAAHRPDVLLVYVPHLDYDLQRYGPDDSRAAAAAGELDTALSPLIDACRARGDDLLCVSEYGITRAAKPVHVNRALRAAGLLEAHTQDGMEYLDPWASRAFAVADHQIAHIYVADPADLPRARAAVAELDGVDEVLDAEGKARLSIDHDRAGDLVAVAEPDAWFTYYYWQHDDRAPDLARTVEIHRKPGYDPMELFFDPANPRAARIRAAKALARKKAGLRYRMDVVGLDASAVRGSHGRLPDSADDGPVLLCSRPEFAREKVAATDVKGLMLGLASPR, encoded by the coding sequence GTGACGCTGGTGGTCCTCGACATCGTCGGCCTGACGCCGAGGCTGCTCCGGCACACCCCGACGATCGGATCCGTGGCCGACACCGGCTTCCAGGCGCAGCTGACGCCCACGTTCCCGGCCCTCACGTGCACGGCGCAGGCCGGCATGCTCACCGGAGCCGATCCGGCCGAGCACGGTATCGTGGGCAACGGCTGGTACTTCCGCGACCTCGGCGAGCCGCTGCTGTGGCGCCAGCACAACCGGCTCGTCGGCGGCGACCTGTTCTGGAACGCGCTGCGCCGCCGGCAGCCCGGGGCGACGGTGGCGAACGTGTGCTGGTGGTACGCGATGGGCGCCGCGACCGACTGGACGGTGACGCCCCGGCCGGTCTACCGCGCCGACGGACGCAAGGACCCTGATTTCTACGCCCGGCCGCCGGAGCTGCACGACGAGCTGACCTCGCGCCTGGGTGCCTTCCCGCTGTTCCACTACTGGGGCCCCACAGCTTCGATCAAGTCCACACGCTGGATCGTCGCGGCGGCCGGCCGGATCCTGGCGGCCCACCGCCCCGACGTCCTGCTGGTCTATGTGCCGCACCTGGACTACGACCTCCAGCGCTACGGCCCTGACGACTCCCGAGCCGCCGCGGCCGCCGGCGAGCTCGACACGGCTCTCAGCCCCCTGATCGACGCCTGCCGGGCCCGCGGCGACGACCTGCTGTGCGTCTCCGAATACGGCATCACCCGGGCGGCCAAGCCGGTGCACGTCAACCGGGCCCTGCGCGCCGCCGGACTGCTGGAGGCGCACACCCAGGACGGCATGGAGTACCTGGACCCGTGGGCCTCGCGCGCCTTCGCGGTCGCCGACCACCAGATCGCCCACATCTACGTCGCCGATCCCGCCGACCTACCGCGGGCCCGCGCCGCCGTCGCCGAGCTGGACGGAGTCGACGAAGTACTCGACGCCGAGGGCAAGGCGCGACTGTCGATCGACCACGACCGGGCCGGCGACCTCGTCGCCGTCGCCGAGCCCGACGCCTGGTTCACCTACTACTACTGGCAGCACGACGACCGCGCCCCGGACTTAGCCCGCACCGTCGAGATCCACCGCAAGCCCGGCTACGACCCCATGGAGCTCTTCTTCGACCCCGCGAACCCCAGAGCGGCCCGCATCCGCGCCGCGAAGGCCCTGGCCCGCAAGAAGGCCGGACTGCGCTACCGCATGGACGTCGTGGGCCTGGACGCCTCCGCGGTGCGCGGCTCCCACGGCCGCCTGCCGGACAGCGCGGACGACGGCCCGGTGCTGCTGTGCTCGCGACCGGAGTTCGCGCGGGAGAAGGTGGCCGCGACGGATGTGAAGGGGCTGATGTTGGGGCTGGCTTCGCCGAGGTGA
- the eboE gene encoding metabolite traffic protein EboE gives MRLRHADGTVVHLGYCANVHPVEDLVGVLYQLAIYAEPVRKQLGADRLGLGLWLARDVAAALAADPRAVEQLSAELSARGLEVVTLNGFPYSGFSDAAVKYRVYDPDWSDPRRAEYTMDLATVLAGLLPSDAVRGSISTLPLGWRDPWPDTARDTARRHIDLVGDHLADLEARTGAVIRVGFEPEPGCVIERTEQAIEELAGLDPARFGVCLDTAHLAVAHEEPALAVKMLADAGIPVVKLQASAALEAPQPSDPATRSALSRFVEPRYLHQTREAATGALYGTDDLNEALNGGFLSGAAPWRVHFHIPLHADVAPPLAGTHATLVRTLTELFAGGAAVTDHVEVETYTWQVLPEGQRPRDASELAVGIAAEMRWAHTELVRAGLEVAP, from the coding sequence ATGCGTCTTCGTCACGCCGACGGCACCGTCGTGCACCTCGGCTACTGCGCGAACGTCCATCCCGTCGAGGACCTCGTCGGGGTTCTGTACCAGCTCGCGATCTACGCCGAACCGGTGCGCAAGCAGCTCGGCGCCGATCGGCTGGGCCTGGGCCTGTGGCTGGCCCGCGACGTCGCCGCGGCGCTGGCCGCCGACCCGCGTGCGGTGGAGCAGCTGTCCGCCGAGCTGTCGGCGCGCGGCCTGGAAGTCGTGACGCTCAATGGCTTCCCCTACTCAGGGTTCAGCGACGCGGCGGTGAAATACCGCGTCTACGACCCCGACTGGTCCGACCCTCGACGTGCCGAGTACACGATGGACCTGGCCACGGTCCTGGCCGGTCTGCTGCCCTCCGACGCCGTCCGCGGCTCGATCTCGACGCTGCCTCTGGGCTGGCGCGATCCCTGGCCGGACACGGCGCGGGACACGGCCCGGCGGCACATCGACCTGGTCGGCGACCACCTCGCGGACCTGGAAGCCCGGACCGGCGCCGTGATCCGCGTCGGCTTCGAGCCCGAACCGGGGTGTGTCATCGAGCGGACGGAGCAGGCGATCGAGGAGCTTGCCGGGCTCGACCCCGCGCGCTTCGGCGTGTGTCTGGACACCGCGCATCTGGCTGTGGCCCACGAGGAACCCGCGCTGGCGGTGAAGATGCTCGCCGATGCCGGGATCCCGGTGGTCAAGCTTCAGGCATCGGCCGCGCTGGAGGCACCTCAGCCCTCTGATCCGGCCACGCGCAGTGCGCTGTCCCGTTTCGTCGAGCCGCGCTACCTGCACCAGACCCGCGAAGCGGCGACCGGCGCCCTGTACGGGACCGACGACCTCAATGAGGCCCTGAACGGCGGTTTCCTGTCCGGAGCCGCGCCATGGCGGGTGCACTTCCACATCCCGCTGCACGCCGACGTCGCGCCGCCGCTGGCCGGAACCCACGCCACCTTGGTCAGGACCCTGACGGAGCTGTTCGCCGGCGGGGCCGCCGTGACCGACCACGTGGAGGTCGAGACGTACACCTGGCAGGTGCTCCCCGAAGGCCAACGCCCGCGCGACGCCTCGGAACTGGCCGTCGGGATCGCCGCCGAGATGAGGTGGGCCCACACCGAACTCGTGCGGGCCGGCCTGGAGGTGGCGCCGTGA
- a CDS encoding TatD family hydrolase, with the protein MRIFDPHIHMTSRTTDDYQAMAEAGVRAVVEPAFWLGQPRTSVGSFVDYFDGLLGWEPFRAAGFGVRHHCALALNPKEANDPRCRDVLDVLDRYLAKDRVVAIGEVGYDSMTPAEDVVFAIQLEKARHHELPVLVHTPHRDKRAGTLRSLDVVRESGLAPGRVLLDHLNELTVAPVLESGSWAGFSIYPDTKMDERRMVAILREHGTERILVNSAADWGRSDPLKTLRTAEAMLAAGFDAADVDRVLWQNPVEFYGQSGRLELDEQAPALAESFQGSSVRRGESGE; encoded by the coding sequence ATGCGCATCTTCGACCCGCACATCCACATGACCTCCCGGACCACCGACGACTACCAGGCGATGGCCGAGGCCGGCGTCCGCGCCGTCGTGGAGCCCGCGTTCTGGCTCGGCCAGCCGCGGACCTCGGTCGGCAGCTTCGTCGACTACTTCGACGGCCTGCTGGGGTGGGAGCCCTTTCGCGCGGCGGGTTTCGGCGTGCGGCACCACTGCGCCCTGGCGCTGAACCCCAAGGAGGCAAACGATCCGCGCTGCCGGGACGTGCTCGACGTGCTCGACCGCTACCTGGCCAAGGACCGGGTGGTCGCGATCGGCGAGGTCGGCTACGACTCGATGACCCCGGCCGAGGACGTGGTGTTCGCGATCCAGCTGGAGAAGGCCCGGCACCATGAACTGCCCGTCCTGGTCCACACCCCGCACCGGGACAAGCGCGCCGGGACGCTGCGCAGCCTGGACGTCGTGCGCGAGTCGGGCCTGGCGCCGGGGCGCGTGCTCCTGGACCATCTCAATGAACTGACCGTGGCGCCGGTACTCGAATCAGGGTCCTGGGCCGGCTTCTCGATCTATCCGGACACCAAGATGGACGAGCGCCGGATGGTCGCGATCCTGCGCGAGCACGGGACCGAGCGGATCCTGGTGAACTCCGCCGCCGACTGGGGACGCAGCGACCCGCTCAAGACGCTGCGCACCGCCGAGGCGATGCTCGCGGCCGGGTTCGACGCCGCCGACGTGGACCGGGTGCTGTGGCAGAACCCGGTGGAGTTCTACGGACAGAGCGGCCGGCTGGAACTCGACGAGCAGGCGCCGGCGCTCGCCGAGAGCTTCCAGGGCAGTTCCGTGCGGCGCGGCGAGTCGGGGGAGTAG